Proteins encoded by one window of Epinephelus moara isolate mb chromosome 18, YSFRI_EMoa_1.0, whole genome shotgun sequence:
- the svilc gene encoding supervillin isoform X2: MDAMENPVLEPRSERIARYKAERRRELAERFGNMEELPSKWVRRDGKEVHDPATQAHRGTLNSDGLSERLNGRTRGVTNGLEDPAESNHLRRQGSPDSVSMLSGEGHLVPLGHDAPQLHTRVSVGQLRSALLQQTGSGAQPEKVCPDAGRATSSLDLAVKPGSEGGRRRTRRYLPGESGGGRKTSERFRTQPITANEMEDSSGLLDAEEEENCKADVKTDDRAKMSVAAKMSLFKELEKSAAPEASAFLKPRSGSVCHERRVRRGNDHRFLTQPITCEEIGAISAPKPAPPVDSESLQVESAEDGDESCKLSMSEKLALFNKLSLPGKQESGPADGPPERRRQKGARYRTQPITVEEVSLLQKGPIQLPAFSLSPHLSDRQQASSVNLKPSEIRLSQPRSDAGPVPGEPSGPTQQGPDSEPVLKGILKKSCFGGSELTRTEGGQMDAPSSHEQNGGGCEEAGMQGGMRSTEQQEIRAPPRRQRREASGVEGGSLAAAPWRQRARARRETIACTPIRALPEQDAPQEERPCQTVLQEQLVSSVENSSDTTGRVQQQNEEESVRTMNEETTATGHVQVTLVDGTIKPQEATDTSRSKEETENLHGESVNPQCWTNLSFEAQEVSSPTNNQVQPQWRQKAKGVEDEVNEVEEMNAEQERKEQEAGRVAKGDLGSPESDRNDTTHNRGHSTEATTCTYEETSIQSVLEFEATQSSVLSVAQHEAKEETSVDESNTFDGGFYREPSPTSACALPPCGDVTAAESEQDLGVLCQTNTPILTSAVAEHRRSVRPSRRTQGSRNPLRALAAREDIRQDFMGERANTAAEESTQAEKKSKNSHSHLSGSEDITSSSDITKSNPPFSSLMLIHIKGRRHVQVRLVEPSVRSLNSGDCFLLVTPEHCILWSGEFANEQEKAKASELASSIQSQRDLGCQASQVVHLEEGLNCDSSLAADFWSLLGGRTQYRGASAEEEDELYERGVVESNCVYRLVENRLVPHEQAWASIPSISLLGSSEALVFDFGSEVYLWHGQDVSLSRRNIALQLTHQVWVGAYDYSNCRVNPLDPTQCNPNSQSRGEGRPSWALFGCVSEHSETALFREKFLDWTGGTGGVEEAASVSKETQPIPVQSSQTPLPDSLSTCDAKALVSGQLLEGDGLVHNVLAGVDVQRGHGLITLEEGRQMELKTVAVDTWHVQEFDDSEIPVESTGQLHEGDSYVIRWTYSINTVDKLNSPDECTRGDGQNTAFFLWRGRHSSVSGRDTAAFLSIGMNNHEESQVVVPQGQEPPCFLQLFQGGLVIHKGKREEVSTNAAEWRLFCVRGELPEEGSLLEVDCCCAGLRSRGCVVLLNSQQGVLYLWTGCKAQSSSREVSKRAVDHLTQMCPPELGLCKSSPVKVQVVEEGSEPADFWTALGQMDRKAYDCMLQDPGKYNFTPRLFHLSASSGSFQAKELQSPTRLPGLVMAMPFVQESLYSVPQPALFLLDNRLEVYLWQRGQPEQTESTASAWSCWHDERRCAMQTALQYCKEMNPRRPPQAYLIFEGLEPLTFTNVFPRWERSLGPHTQGETGRVKLTLVQDALAQLMKTQYPLEELLRSPLPDGVDPQRLEVYLSDQDFQTILEMKRDEYASLPDWKQIELKKSKGLLC; the protein is encoded by the exons ATGGACGCCATGGAGAACCCAGTCCTGGAGCCCCGATCAGAGCGGATTGCTCGCTATAAAGCTGAGAGGAGGCGAGAACTGGCCGAACGCTTTGGCAACATGGAGGAGCTCCCCTCCAAGTGGGTGAGGAGGGATGGGAAAGAGGTGCACGACCCAGCGACCCAAGCCCACAGAGGGACTTTGAACTCAGATGGCCTCAGTGAAAGACTTAATGGCAGGACGCGAGGAGTTACCAATGGATTAGAGGATCCTGCAGAGTCCAACCACTTGAGAAG GCAGGGTTCCCCGGACTCTGTCAGCATGCTGAGTGGGGAGGGGCACCTCGTCCCTCTTGGACACGATGCCCCGCAGCTCCACACTCGGGTGTCAGTGGGCCAGTTGAGAAGTGCCCTCCTGCAGCAGACGGGGAGCGGAGCGCAGCCTGAGAAAGT TTGCCCTGATGCTGGGCGAGCCACGTCCTCTTTGGATCTGGCTGTGAAGCCGGGCTCTGAAGGGGGGCGGCGACGCACCCGGCGTTACCTCCCTGGGGAGTCAGGTGGTGGTCGCAAGACCAGTGAACGCTTCAGGACACAGCCGATTACAGCCAATGAGATGGAGGACAGCAGCGG GCTGTTGGacgcagaggaagaggagaactGTAAAG CTGATGTGAAAACAGACGACAGAGCCAAAATGAGTGTGGCGGCCAAGATGTCTTTGTTTAAA GAGCTGGAGAAGTCTGCCGCCCCCGAGGCCTCAGCCTTCCTGAAGCCTCGCTCAGGCAGCGTCTGTCATGAGCGCAGGGTGCGCCGTGGCAACGACCACCGCTTTCTGACCCAGCCTATCACCTGTGAGGAAATCGGGGCAATCAG CGCTCCAAAACCAGCACCACCAGTGGATTCAGAGTCTTTGCAGGTGGAGTCAGCAGAGGATGGCGATGAGAGCTGCAAGCTGAGCATGAGTGAGAAGCTGGCCCTGTTCAACAAACTGTCCCTGCCAGGGAAGCAGGAGAGCGGCCCCGCTGACGGGCCCCCAGAGAGACGACGGCAGAAGGGGGCTCGGTACCGCACACAGCCCATCACTGTGGAGGAGGTCAGCCTG CTCCAGAAAGGCCCCATACAGCTTCCTGCCTTCTCTTTGTCCCCTCATCTGTCCGACAGACAGCAGGCCTCGTCTGTCAACCTAAAACCCAGTGAGATACGCCTTTCCCAGCCAAGATCTGATGCTGGTCCTGTACCTGGGGAGCCTAGTGGCCCCACCCAGCAGGGCCCGGACTCTGAGCCAGTCTTGAAAGGGATCCTGAAAAAGAGCTGCTTCGGAGGCTCAGAGTTGACCCGGACAGAGGGTGGTCAGATGGATGCACCGTCCAGCCATGAACAGAACGGTGGAGGCTGTGAAGAAGCAGGGATGCAAGGGGGGATGAGGAGCACAGAGCAGCAGGAAATACGTGCACCACCGCGGAGACAGAGGCGTGAGGCTTCAGGTGTGGAGGGAGGCTCGCTGGCTGCTGCTCCCTGGAGGCAGAGGGCACGAGCCAGGAGGGAAACCATTGCCTGCACACCAATAAGAGCCTTGCCGGAGCAGGATGCTCCTCAGGAGGAGAGGCCTTGCCAGACTGTGCTGCAGGAACAGCTGGTTTCCTCTGTGGAAAACAGCTCAGATACTACAGGGAGAGTTCA ACAACAGAATGAGGAAGAGAGTGTGAGGACGATGAATGAAGAAACTACAGCCACGGGACATGTTCAGGTCACACTGGTAGATGGCACCATTAAACCACAGGAAGCAACTGACACCAGCAGAAGTAAG gaagagacagaaaaccttCATGGGGAGAGTGTCAACCCTCAGTGCTGG ACAAATCTGTCCTTTGAGGCCCAAGAGGTCTCCTCTCCTACCAATAACCAGGTTCAGCCTCAGTGGAGACAGAAG GCTAAGGGAGTTGAGGATGAGGTGAACGAAGTTGAGGAAATGAATGCAGAGCAGGAAAGGAAAGAGCAAGAGGCTGGACGTGTGGCCAAGGGAG ATCTTGGATCTCCAGAATCAGACAGGAATGACACCACTCATAACAGAGGGCACTCCACTGAAGCTACAACATGCACATATGAAG AAACCTCCATTCAGTCCGTGTTGGAGTTTGAAG CCACACAGAGCTCTGTGCTCTCAGTGGCTCAACATGAGGCGAAGGAGGAGACGTCTGTGGATGAATCAAACACGTTTGACGGAGGTTTCTACAGAGAGCCGTCACCCACCTCCGCCTGCGCCCTTCCACCCTGTGGAGACGTCACTGCGGCAGAGAGTGAGCAGGACCTGGGTGTCCTCTGCCAGACCAACACACCCAT ACTGACCTCAGCAGTAGCAGAGCATAGGCGGTCGGTGCGTCCGTCCCGTCGGACTCAGGGCTCCAGAAACCCTCTAAGGGCTCTGGCTGCGCGGGAGGACATCAGGCAGGACTTCATGGGAGAGAGAGCCAACACAGCTGCTGAGGAGAGCACCCAGGCTGAGAAGA AGTCCAAgaactcacattcacatctttCCGGATCAGAGGACATCACCTCCTCCTCAGACATTACCAAGTCTAATCCTCCTTTCAGCAGCCTGATGCTCATTCACATCAAAG GTAGGCGGCATGTCCAGGTGCGTCTGGTGGAGCCCTCAGTGCGGTCGCTGAATAGTGGAGACTGCTTCCTGCTGGTCACACCGGAGCATTGCATCCTGTGGAGCGGAGAGTTTGCCAATGAGCAAGAGAAAGCCAAG GCCTCTGAGCTGGCATCATCCATCCAGAGTCAGAGGGATCTCGGCTGTCAGGCCTCCCAGGTAGTTCACCTGGAGGAGGGGCTGAACTGCGACAGCAGCCTGGCTGCAGACTTCTGGAGCCTGCTAGGAGGACGGACACAATACAGAG GAGCCAgtgcagaagaggaggatgagctCTATGAGCGTGGTGTGGTGGAGTCCAACTGTGTGTACAGGCTGGTGGAGAACAGACTGGTGCCTCATGAACAGGCCTGGGCTTCCATCCCCAGTATCTCCCTGCTGGGCTCCTCTGAG gCTCTGGTGTTCGATTTCGGCAGTGAGGTGTACCTGTGGCATGGACAGGATGTTTCCCTCAGCAGGAGGAATATTGCTCTCCAGCTGACTCACCAAGTGTGGGTCGGAGCTTATGACTACAGCAACTGTCGAGTCAATCCACTGGATCCCACGCAGTGTAACCCCAACTCACAGAG TAGGGGAGAGGGGCGTCCCAGCTGGGCGTTGTTCGGTTGTGTCTCAGAGCACAGTGAGACGGCTCTGTTCAGGGAGAAGTTCCTTGACTGGACGGGCGGGACTGGAGGCGTGGAGGAAGCTGCTTCAGTGAGCAAAGAGACACAG CCTATCCCAGTTCAGTCTTCCCAGACCCCATTACCAGACAGCCTGAGCACCTGTGACGCCAAGGCTCTAGTGTCGGGTCAGTTACTGGAAGGGGACGGCCTGGTCCATAATGTGTTGGCTGGGGTTGACGTCCAGAGGGGGCACGGGCTCATTACACTGGAGGAGGGACGTCAGATGGAGCTGAAGACAGTTGCTGTGGACACGTGGCACGTCCAGGAGTTTGATGACAGTGAAATTCCTGTGGAGAGCACCGGGCAGCTTCATGAGGGAGACTCATACGTCATCCGCTGGACGTACAGCATCAACACTGTTG ATAAGCTAAACAGCCCTGATGAGTGTACCAGAGGTGACGGACAAAACACTGCCTTCTTCCTGTGGCGGGGCCGTCACTCCAGTGTCAGTGGACGGGACACTGCTGCTTTCCTGTCCATTGGGATGAACAATCATGAAGAGTCACAG GTGGTGGTACCTCAGGGACAAGAACCTCcttgtttcctgcagcttttccaGGGAGGCCTGGTTATTCACAAGGGCAAACGAGAGGAGGTCTCCACTAATGCAG CAGAGTGGCGTTTGTTCTGTGTGCGAGGAGAGCTCCCAGAGGAAGGCTCTCTGTTGGAGGTGGATTGCTGCTGTGCAGGTCTGAGGTCCAGGGGCTGTGTTGTGCTGCTCAACAGCCAGCAGGGGGTGCTGTATCTCTGGACTGGCTGTAAAGCTCAGAGCAGCTCTAGAGAGGTCAGCAAGAGGGCAGTGGATCATCTCACCCAAAT gTGTCCACCAGAGCTGGGTCTCTGTAAAAGCAGCCCTGTGAAGGTGCAGGTAGTGGAAGAAGGTTCAGAGCCTGCAGACTTCTGGACAGCGCTGGGACAAATGGACAGGAAGGCCTATGACTGCATGCTGCAAG ATCCAGGAAAGTATAACTTCACACCTCGCCTCTTCCACCTGAGTGCCTCCTCTGGGAGTTTCCAGGCCAAAGAGCTGCAGAGTCCAACACGACTGCCGGGGCTCGTGATGGCAATGCCCTTCGTCCAGGAGAGTCTGTACTCTGTACCACAGCCTG CCTTGTTCCTGCTTGACAACCGTCTGGAGGTCTACCTGTGGCAGAGGGGTCAGCCCGAGCAGACCGAGAGCACGGCTTCAGCCTGGAGCTGCTGGCACGACGAGAGGAGGTGTGCCATGCAGACCGCACTGCAGTACTGCAAAG AGATGAACCCAAGACGCCCACCGCAGGCCTACCTCATATTTGAGGGGTTGGAACCTCTCACCTTCACAAACGTGTTCCCCCGCTGGGAGAGGAGCCTGGGACCCCACACACAG GGCGAGACAGGGCGGGTGAAGCTGACCTTGGTGCAGGACGCCCTGGCCCAGCTCATGAAGACCCAGTACCCTCTGGAGGAGCTGCTGCGGAGCCCCTTACCTGACGGAGTGGACCCCCAGCGCCTGGAAGTCTACCTGTCTGATCAAGACTTCCAG ACTATTTTGGAAATGAAGAGAGATGAATACGCTTCCCTCCCAGACTGGAAACAAATTGAACTGAAGAAAAGCAAAGGGCTGCTTTGCTAG
- the svilc gene encoding supervillin isoform X3 codes for MDAMENPVLEPRSERIARYKAERRRELAERFGNMEELPSKWVRRDGKEVHDPATQAHRGTLNSDGLSERLNGRTRGVTNGLEDPAESNHLRSCPDAGRATSSLDLAVKPGSEGGRRRTRRYLPGESGGGRKTSERFRTQPITANEMEDSSGLLDAEEEENCKADVKTDDRAKMSVAAKMSLFKELEKSAAPEASAFLKPRSGSVCHERRVRRGNDHRFLTQPITCEEIGAISAPKPAPPVDSESLQVESAEDGDESCKLSMSEKLALFNKLSLPGKQESGPADGPPERRRQKGARYRTQPITVEEVSLLQKGPIQLPAFSLSPHLSDRQQASSVNLKPSEIRLSQPRSDAGPVPGEPSGPTQQGPDSEPVLKGILKKSCFGGSELTRTEGGQMDAPSSHEQNGGGCEEAGMQGGMRSTEQQEIRAPPRRQRREASGVEGGSLAAAPWRQRARARRETIACTPIRALPEQDAPQEERPCQTVLQEQLVSSVENSSDTTGRVQQQNEEESVRTMNEETTATGHVQVTLVDGTIKPQEATDTSRSKEETENLHGESVNPQCWEPVFASVYSSSTAQYIMCFNQTNLSFEAQEVSSPTNNQVQPQWRQKAKGVEDEVNEVEEMNAEQERKEQEAGRVAKGDLGSPESDRNDTTHNRGHSTEATTCTYEETSIQSVLEFEATQSSVLSVAQHEAKEETSVDESNTFDGGFYREPSPTSACALPPCGDVTAAESEQDLGVLCQTNTPILTSAVAEHRRSVRPSRRTQGSRNPLRALAAREDIRQDFMGERANTAAEESTQAEKKSKNSHSHLSGSEDITSSSDITKSNPPFSSLMLIHIKGRRHVQVRLVEPSVRSLNSGDCFLLVTPEHCILWSGEFANEQEKAKASELASSIQSQRDLGCQASQVVHLEEGLNCDSSLAADFWSLLGGRTQYRGASAEEEDELYERGVVESNCVYRLVENRLVPHEQAWASIPSISLLGSSEALVFDFGSEVYLWHGQDVSLSRRNIALQLTHQVWVGAYDYSNCRVNPLDPTQCNPNSQSRGEGRPSWALFGCVSEHSETALFREKFLDWTGGTGGVEEAASVSKETQPIPVQSSQTPLPDSLSTCDAKALVSGQLLEGDGLVHNVLAGVDVQRGHGLITLEEGRQMELKTVAVDTWHVQEFDDSEIPVESTGQLHEGDSYVIRWTYSINTVDKLNSPDECTRGDGQNTAFFLWRGRHSSVSGRDTAAFLSIGMNNHEESQVVVPQGQEPPCFLQLFQGGLVIHKGKREEVSTNAAEWRLFCVRGELPEEGSLLEVDCCCAGLRSRGCVVLLNSQQGVLYLWTGCKAQSSSREVSKRAVDHLTQMCPPELGLCKSSPVKVQVVEEGSEPADFWTALGQMDRKAYDCMLQDPGKYNFTPRLFHLSASSGSFQAKELQSPTRLPGLVMAMPFVQESLYSVPQPALFLLDNRLEVYLWQRGQPEQTESTASAWSCWHDERRCAMQTALQYCKEMNPRRPPQAYLIFEGLEPLTFTNVFPRWERSLGPHTQGETGRVKLTLVQDALAQLMKTQYPLEELLRSPLPDGVDPQRLEVYLSDQDFQTILEMKRDEYASLPDWKQIELKKSKGLLC; via the exons ATGGACGCCATGGAGAACCCAGTCCTGGAGCCCCGATCAGAGCGGATTGCTCGCTATAAAGCTGAGAGGAGGCGAGAACTGGCCGAACGCTTTGGCAACATGGAGGAGCTCCCCTCCAAGTGGGTGAGGAGGGATGGGAAAGAGGTGCACGACCCAGCGACCCAAGCCCACAGAGGGACTTTGAACTCAGATGGCCTCAGTGAAAGACTTAATGGCAGGACGCGAGGAGTTACCAATGGATTAGAGGATCCTGCAGAGTCCAACCACTTGAGAAG TTGCCCTGATGCTGGGCGAGCCACGTCCTCTTTGGATCTGGCTGTGAAGCCGGGCTCTGAAGGGGGGCGGCGACGCACCCGGCGTTACCTCCCTGGGGAGTCAGGTGGTGGTCGCAAGACCAGTGAACGCTTCAGGACACAGCCGATTACAGCCAATGAGATGGAGGACAGCAGCGG GCTGTTGGacgcagaggaagaggagaactGTAAAG CTGATGTGAAAACAGACGACAGAGCCAAAATGAGTGTGGCGGCCAAGATGTCTTTGTTTAAA GAGCTGGAGAAGTCTGCCGCCCCCGAGGCCTCAGCCTTCCTGAAGCCTCGCTCAGGCAGCGTCTGTCATGAGCGCAGGGTGCGCCGTGGCAACGACCACCGCTTTCTGACCCAGCCTATCACCTGTGAGGAAATCGGGGCAATCAG CGCTCCAAAACCAGCACCACCAGTGGATTCAGAGTCTTTGCAGGTGGAGTCAGCAGAGGATGGCGATGAGAGCTGCAAGCTGAGCATGAGTGAGAAGCTGGCCCTGTTCAACAAACTGTCCCTGCCAGGGAAGCAGGAGAGCGGCCCCGCTGACGGGCCCCCAGAGAGACGACGGCAGAAGGGGGCTCGGTACCGCACACAGCCCATCACTGTGGAGGAGGTCAGCCTG CTCCAGAAAGGCCCCATACAGCTTCCTGCCTTCTCTTTGTCCCCTCATCTGTCCGACAGACAGCAGGCCTCGTCTGTCAACCTAAAACCCAGTGAGATACGCCTTTCCCAGCCAAGATCTGATGCTGGTCCTGTACCTGGGGAGCCTAGTGGCCCCACCCAGCAGGGCCCGGACTCTGAGCCAGTCTTGAAAGGGATCCTGAAAAAGAGCTGCTTCGGAGGCTCAGAGTTGACCCGGACAGAGGGTGGTCAGATGGATGCACCGTCCAGCCATGAACAGAACGGTGGAGGCTGTGAAGAAGCAGGGATGCAAGGGGGGATGAGGAGCACAGAGCAGCAGGAAATACGTGCACCACCGCGGAGACAGAGGCGTGAGGCTTCAGGTGTGGAGGGAGGCTCGCTGGCTGCTGCTCCCTGGAGGCAGAGGGCACGAGCCAGGAGGGAAACCATTGCCTGCACACCAATAAGAGCCTTGCCGGAGCAGGATGCTCCTCAGGAGGAGAGGCCTTGCCAGACTGTGCTGCAGGAACAGCTGGTTTCCTCTGTGGAAAACAGCTCAGATACTACAGGGAGAGTTCA ACAACAGAATGAGGAAGAGAGTGTGAGGACGATGAATGAAGAAACTACAGCCACGGGACATGTTCAGGTCACACTGGTAGATGGCACCATTAAACCACAGGAAGCAACTGACACCAGCAGAAGTAAG gaagagacagaaaaccttCATGGGGAGAGTGTCAACCCTCAGTGCTGG GAGCCCGTCTTTGCCTCTGTCTATTCTAGCAGTACAGCCCAATATATCATGTGTTTCAATCAG ACAAATCTGTCCTTTGAGGCCCAAGAGGTCTCCTCTCCTACCAATAACCAGGTTCAGCCTCAGTGGAGACAGAAG GCTAAGGGAGTTGAGGATGAGGTGAACGAAGTTGAGGAAATGAATGCAGAGCAGGAAAGGAAAGAGCAAGAGGCTGGACGTGTGGCCAAGGGAG ATCTTGGATCTCCAGAATCAGACAGGAATGACACCACTCATAACAGAGGGCACTCCACTGAAGCTACAACATGCACATATGAAG AAACCTCCATTCAGTCCGTGTTGGAGTTTGAAG CCACACAGAGCTCTGTGCTCTCAGTGGCTCAACATGAGGCGAAGGAGGAGACGTCTGTGGATGAATCAAACACGTTTGACGGAGGTTTCTACAGAGAGCCGTCACCCACCTCCGCCTGCGCCCTTCCACCCTGTGGAGACGTCACTGCGGCAGAGAGTGAGCAGGACCTGGGTGTCCTCTGCCAGACCAACACACCCAT ACTGACCTCAGCAGTAGCAGAGCATAGGCGGTCGGTGCGTCCGTCCCGTCGGACTCAGGGCTCCAGAAACCCTCTAAGGGCTCTGGCTGCGCGGGAGGACATCAGGCAGGACTTCATGGGAGAGAGAGCCAACACAGCTGCTGAGGAGAGCACCCAGGCTGAGAAGA AGTCCAAgaactcacattcacatctttCCGGATCAGAGGACATCACCTCCTCCTCAGACATTACCAAGTCTAATCCTCCTTTCAGCAGCCTGATGCTCATTCACATCAAAG GTAGGCGGCATGTCCAGGTGCGTCTGGTGGAGCCCTCAGTGCGGTCGCTGAATAGTGGAGACTGCTTCCTGCTGGTCACACCGGAGCATTGCATCCTGTGGAGCGGAGAGTTTGCCAATGAGCAAGAGAAAGCCAAG GCCTCTGAGCTGGCATCATCCATCCAGAGTCAGAGGGATCTCGGCTGTCAGGCCTCCCAGGTAGTTCACCTGGAGGAGGGGCTGAACTGCGACAGCAGCCTGGCTGCAGACTTCTGGAGCCTGCTAGGAGGACGGACACAATACAGAG GAGCCAgtgcagaagaggaggatgagctCTATGAGCGTGGTGTGGTGGAGTCCAACTGTGTGTACAGGCTGGTGGAGAACAGACTGGTGCCTCATGAACAGGCCTGGGCTTCCATCCCCAGTATCTCCCTGCTGGGCTCCTCTGAG gCTCTGGTGTTCGATTTCGGCAGTGAGGTGTACCTGTGGCATGGACAGGATGTTTCCCTCAGCAGGAGGAATATTGCTCTCCAGCTGACTCACCAAGTGTGGGTCGGAGCTTATGACTACAGCAACTGTCGAGTCAATCCACTGGATCCCACGCAGTGTAACCCCAACTCACAGAG TAGGGGAGAGGGGCGTCCCAGCTGGGCGTTGTTCGGTTGTGTCTCAGAGCACAGTGAGACGGCTCTGTTCAGGGAGAAGTTCCTTGACTGGACGGGCGGGACTGGAGGCGTGGAGGAAGCTGCTTCAGTGAGCAAAGAGACACAG CCTATCCCAGTTCAGTCTTCCCAGACCCCATTACCAGACAGCCTGAGCACCTGTGACGCCAAGGCTCTAGTGTCGGGTCAGTTACTGGAAGGGGACGGCCTGGTCCATAATGTGTTGGCTGGGGTTGACGTCCAGAGGGGGCACGGGCTCATTACACTGGAGGAGGGACGTCAGATGGAGCTGAAGACAGTTGCTGTGGACACGTGGCACGTCCAGGAGTTTGATGACAGTGAAATTCCTGTGGAGAGCACCGGGCAGCTTCATGAGGGAGACTCATACGTCATCCGCTGGACGTACAGCATCAACACTGTTG ATAAGCTAAACAGCCCTGATGAGTGTACCAGAGGTGACGGACAAAACACTGCCTTCTTCCTGTGGCGGGGCCGTCACTCCAGTGTCAGTGGACGGGACACTGCTGCTTTCCTGTCCATTGGGATGAACAATCATGAAGAGTCACAG GTGGTGGTACCTCAGGGACAAGAACCTCcttgtttcctgcagcttttccaGGGAGGCCTGGTTATTCACAAGGGCAAACGAGAGGAGGTCTCCACTAATGCAG CAGAGTGGCGTTTGTTCTGTGTGCGAGGAGAGCTCCCAGAGGAAGGCTCTCTGTTGGAGGTGGATTGCTGCTGTGCAGGTCTGAGGTCCAGGGGCTGTGTTGTGCTGCTCAACAGCCAGCAGGGGGTGCTGTATCTCTGGACTGGCTGTAAAGCTCAGAGCAGCTCTAGAGAGGTCAGCAAGAGGGCAGTGGATCATCTCACCCAAAT gTGTCCACCAGAGCTGGGTCTCTGTAAAAGCAGCCCTGTGAAGGTGCAGGTAGTGGAAGAAGGTTCAGAGCCTGCAGACTTCTGGACAGCGCTGGGACAAATGGACAGGAAGGCCTATGACTGCATGCTGCAAG ATCCAGGAAAGTATAACTTCACACCTCGCCTCTTCCACCTGAGTGCCTCCTCTGGGAGTTTCCAGGCCAAAGAGCTGCAGAGTCCAACACGACTGCCGGGGCTCGTGATGGCAATGCCCTTCGTCCAGGAGAGTCTGTACTCTGTACCACAGCCTG CCTTGTTCCTGCTTGACAACCGTCTGGAGGTCTACCTGTGGCAGAGGGGTCAGCCCGAGCAGACCGAGAGCACGGCTTCAGCCTGGAGCTGCTGGCACGACGAGAGGAGGTGTGCCATGCAGACCGCACTGCAGTACTGCAAAG AGATGAACCCAAGACGCCCACCGCAGGCCTACCTCATATTTGAGGGGTTGGAACCTCTCACCTTCACAAACGTGTTCCCCCGCTGGGAGAGGAGCCTGGGACCCCACACACAG GGCGAGACAGGGCGGGTGAAGCTGACCTTGGTGCAGGACGCCCTGGCCCAGCTCATGAAGACCCAGTACCCTCTGGAGGAGCTGCTGCGGAGCCCCTTACCTGACGGAGTGGACCCCCAGCGCCTGGAAGTCTACCTGTCTGATCAAGACTTCCAG ACTATTTTGGAAATGAAGAGAGATGAATACGCTTCCCTCCCAGACTGGAAACAAATTGAACTGAAGAAAAGCAAAGGGCTGCTTTGCTAG